In Lolium rigidum isolate FL_2022 chromosome 7, APGP_CSIRO_Lrig_0.1, whole genome shotgun sequence, the DNA window TTTGTTACCTGCAGCAGTTAGCTTTGCTTGTCAGCTTGCATTTAGTAGAGCTGACACCATTTTCTACTTTGAAGTGCTAATGCTTAGGCTATTATTGTACTTCACATTTAAAAACATTCTTTTAACAGAACACGAATAGAACATCTGTTCAAATAACGAATCCTTGTGGATTGAATGCTGCATGAATTTTTTATCGCCTTGTATATCTGAAAAGTGTGAACTAGAAGGGATGGTTTATTAGTCGATGTATTCTGTTTCTTTACTCTATCTGTTTAAATGTAGGTGGGGAAGAAAAAACGATAGCCTTTTTGAAGAGAGAAGGCGGCACAGATTCTGGGCAACCCCTTTTGGATCATGCTTCCGAGAAAGGAATCATACACCATCATTTTCCTGTCAATTTTATATTGAAACCTTGGCGAATGGGGACGCGGTTTTACCAGATTATCAAATTTGGAATCTTCCAATATGTATTCCACTAACCCTTATTGCAATTTGATAGTTCTGGAAAGTTGAGAATATATTAGTTAAAGCATTTTTCTCATGCAGGTAATTATAAAGACGCTCACAGCTAGCTTATCGCTTTTTCTAGAAGCTTTTGGTGTATATTGTGAAGGAGAATTCAATTTGCGATGTGGGTAAGATAATTTTTTCTTTTCTGCTTGTTGCTCTCACAGGGAAATAAGGCACTGTCCATACTTTGAGTTGTTTATGCAGAAGACTTGACTGTGTAGACAATATAAAATTTAGGGTTTTCATGCCATTTTCATGACGATGAATGAAACATGCATGCTCCAGTTTTGCTCTCTAATCATCGGGGACTTAATCCATATCTCGCTTTTGACTCTTTCCCTGGAAGCCCAAGCTGATATTGCTAAATCAATTAATTGCTTAAACTGTTCTTATATCTTTCTCTAGTTATGTGATAACTCATACACATCGCTTTTTTATGCAGATACCCTTACTTTGCTGCGGTCCTGAATTTCAGTCAGTTTTGGGCCCTGTATTGTTTAGTAGAATGGTACACAGCCACCAAGGAGGAATTGGCACATATAAAACCTCTGGCTAAGTTCCTTTCTTTCAAGTCAATAGTATTCCTGACTTGGTGGCAAGGAGTGGTGATTGCAATAATGTTTTCTTTGGGCTTGCTTAGAAGTCCTATAGCCCAGAGCTTGGAGTTAAAATCGAGTATTCAAGATTTCATTATTTGCATAGAGGTATTTATATTTCCAAGTTTATGTTTCTAAAAGTTTCCTTGGCTTTCGCTTTAAAAAATTATACTAGTCATGTTTTTTGTGATTACCTGCTGTGTAAATCTGATGGCATCATGTCTTCCTCCAGCACAGATGGGCATAGCGTCAGTTGTTCACCTCTATGTGTTCCCTGCTAAGCCCTATGAGCTCTTAGTTAACCAGACACCTGGAAACATTTCAGTCCTCGGAGATTACGCATCAGCTGACCCTATAGATCCTTACGAAATCAAGGAAAGCAACCGGCCCAGCAAAATGAAGCTTCCACAGTTTGAACCGGATGAGAGAAGTGCAACAAACATCAAGGAGAGTGTCAAAGACTTTGTGATCGGCAGCGGGGAATATGTGAGTTCTCGACATCTTTTAAGATGTCTTACCATGAAGCTGTCAATGTGTATAATTTTATCTTGTCTCACGCTTGGTTATGAATTACGAAACATGCGGTTAGCACGTGCACACAATAGGGGTCACAGTTCTAATGCTTCTGCATTGTTTCTCTTCCACCAACCTTTAGGTGATCAAGGATTTTAAGTTCACTGTTAACCAAGCAGTGCGGCCGGTGGAGAAGC includes these proteins:
- the LOC124677396 gene encoding protein LAZ1-like, which encodes MRVNLELLMPLMAQYKAPAWATIVAGFFVLLALSLSMYLIFDHLSAYNNPEEQKFVLGVILMVPFYAIESYISLIDPNTNVYCGIMRDGYEAFAMYCFGRYITACLGGEEKTIAFLKREGGTDSGQPLLDHASEKGIIHHHFPVNFILKPWRMGTRFYQIIKFGIFQYVIIKTLTASLSLFLEAFGVYCEGEFNLRCGYPYFAAVLNFSQFWALYCLVEWYTATKEELAHIKPLAKFLSFKSIVFLTWWQGVVIAIMFSLGLLRSPIAQSLELKSSIQDFIICIEMGIASVVHLYVFPAKPYELLVNQTPGNISVLGDYASADPIDPYEIKESNRPSKMKLPQFEPDERSATNIKESVKDFVIGSGEYVIKDFKFTVNQAVRPVEKRFDKLMKKKDKYKKSQDDNWVSAASPERPVRGIDDPLLGGSSSDSGVLKGKKHRRMASSAASADSWGGGDKTPDGYEIRGRRWAVKN